One part of the Arvicanthis niloticus isolate mArvNil1 chromosome 15, mArvNil1.pat.X, whole genome shotgun sequence genome encodes these proteins:
- the LOC143434522 gene encoding uncharacterized protein LOC143434522 translates to MSETCVFQPQDLDHRDALEDQPALCVFGLLICLYGKIYRLFCLPYPERHGGISICRPGVAVFDPSTHEKDTHMEPFIVTYIDRRGALQPLLTRGSHPVSRSPDL, encoded by the exons atgtcagaaacttgtgtcttccagcctcaagatctggatcacag AGATGCGTTGGAAGATCAGCCAGCCCTCTGTGTCTTCGGGCTTCTTATTTGTCTCTATGGGAAGATCTACAGATTGTTTTGCCTGCCATATCCAGAAAGACATGGTGGAATAAGTATTTGCAGGCCAGGAGTGGcggtctttgatcccagcactcacgag AAGGACACACATATGGAGCCGTTTATAGTAACTTACATTGATAGAAGGG GAGCACTCCAGCCACTCCTCACTCGAGGATCCCACCCTGTGTCACGTAGCCCTGACCTGTGA